The following DNA comes from Cellulophaga sp. HaHa_2_95.
TTGAAAAATACGGAATTGTATTTCATTTTGTGGGGATGCAAGAACCTGCTGCTATAGAAGACTACATCACAGCCAATACGAAACTTATTTGGGTGGAAACGCCAACCAATCCCATGATGAATATTTTAGATATCAAGGAAATTGGGGTGCTCGCAAAAAAGCATAAGCTGTTGTTGGCAGTAGATAATACCTTTGCAAGTCCTTTTTTACAGCAACCGTTAGATTTAGGAGCAGATATTGTAATGCATTCGGCAACTAAGTATTTGAGTGGTCATAGTGATGTAGTTTTAGGAGGTTTAGTAGTAAAGGATAAAGAATTGGCAGAACAATTATATTTTATTCAGAATGCAAGTGGTGCCATTTGTGGTCCTATGGATAGTTTTTTGGTGCTTAGAGGTATAAAAACGCTACACGTAAGAATGCAAAGACACTGTGAAAATGGAGAAGCTATTGCTCGTTTTTTAGCACAGCATCCGAAAATAGAAAAAGTATTTTGGCCAGGTTTTGAAAACCATCCCAACCATACTATTGCTAAATCGCAAATGAATGGTTTTGGAGGCATGATTTCTTTTATTCCAAAAGGGAGTAATAAGGACGATGCGATGAAAATTATCGAGCAACTTAAAATATTTACCATAGCAGAGTCGTTAGGAGGAGTAGAAAGTTTAGTGGGGCATCCTGCAAGTATGACGCATGCAAGTATTCCAAAAGAAGCCCGTGAAAAGGTGGGTGTTGTCGATGCATTAATCCGATTAAGTGTTGGTATTGAGGACGTAAATGATCTAATTGCTGA
Coding sequences within:
- a CDS encoding cystathionine gamma-synthase, translating into MNENKIKFNTKVIHGGQEPDKAYGAVMPPIYQTSTYAQASPCEHQGFAYSRSANPTRSALEKSLASIENGNYGMAFGSGLAAIDAVLKLLSPGDEVISTDDLYGGSYRLFKKIFEKYGIVFHFVGMQEPAAIEDYITANTKLIWVETPTNPMMNILDIKEIGVLAKKHKLLLAVDNTFASPFLQQPLDLGADIVMHSATKYLSGHSDVVLGGLVVKDKELAEQLYFIQNASGAICGPMDSFLVLRGIKTLHVRMQRHCENGEAIARFLAQHPKIEKVFWPGFENHPNHTIAKSQMNGFGGMISFIPKGSNKDDAMKIIEQLKIFTIAESLGGVESLVGHPASMTHASIPKEAREKVGVVDALIRLSVGIEDVNDLIADLEYALR